Proteins encoded within one genomic window of Variovorax sp. OAS795:
- the raiA gene encoding ribosome-associated translation inhibitor RaiA: protein MNLTISGHHLDVTPALRTYVTSKLDRITRHFDQVVDVKVLLTVEKQKEKERRQRAECNIHVKGNDMFAESSHADLYAAVDELVDKLDRQVVRHKDRLQDHHHTAPKRVM from the coding sequence ATGAATTTGACGATCAGCGGTCATCACCTCGACGTCACACCTGCCTTGCGGACTTACGTCACGAGCAAGCTGGACCGGATCACACGGCATTTCGACCAGGTGGTCGATGTGAAGGTGCTCCTCACGGTGGAAAAGCAGAAGGAAAAGGAACGCCGCCAAAGGGCGGAGTGCAACATTCACGTCAAGGGCAATGACATGTTCGCGGAGTCGAGCCACGCTGATCTCTATGCTGCGGTCGATGAGCTGGTCGACAAGCTCGACCGCCAGGTGGTTCGCCACAAGGACCGCCTGCAGGACCACCATCACACGGCGCCCAAGCGGGTGATGTAG
- a CDS encoding ABC transporter permease subunit produces MLRFLLTRVSLLVPTFIGMTLLAFFLIRMVPGDPIETMAGERGIDPARHAQLRTAYGFDKPVIVQYGIYIGRVLHGDLGKSLITQESVANEFLALFPATVELGVCAILFALLLGLPAGIIAAVRRNSIFDHGVMATSLTGYSMPIFWWGLLLILFFSVQLGWTPVSGRIAVQYFVEPRTGFLLVDALRAGEVDAFWSALHHLVLPAIVLGTVPLAVIARMTRSAMLEVLGEDYIRTARAKGLSRLRVVGLHALRNALIPVVTVIGLQVGVLFTGAILTETIFSWPGVGKWLIEAIGRRDYPVLQGGMLLLGGIVMLVNLLVDVTYGIINPRIRR; encoded by the coding sequence ATGCTTCGCTTCCTCCTTACGCGCGTGAGCCTGCTGGTGCCGACCTTCATCGGCATGACGCTGCTTGCGTTCTTCCTCATCCGGATGGTGCCCGGAGACCCGATCGAAACCATGGCCGGCGAGCGCGGGATCGATCCCGCGCGCCATGCCCAGCTGCGCACGGCCTACGGCTTCGACAAGCCGGTGATCGTGCAGTACGGCATCTACATCGGCCGCGTGCTGCATGGCGACCTGGGCAAGTCGCTCATCACGCAGGAGTCGGTGGCCAACGAGTTTCTCGCGCTCTTTCCCGCCACGGTCGAGCTCGGCGTGTGCGCCATCCTCTTCGCATTGCTGCTGGGCCTTCCGGCCGGGATCATCGCGGCGGTGCGGCGCAATTCCATCTTCGACCATGGCGTGATGGCCACCTCGCTCACCGGCTACTCGATGCCGATCTTCTGGTGGGGGCTGCTGCTGATCCTGTTCTTCTCGGTGCAGCTGGGCTGGACGCCCGTGTCGGGCCGCATCGCGGTGCAGTACTTCGTCGAGCCCCGGACCGGCTTCCTGCTGGTCGATGCATTGCGCGCCGGCGAGGTCGACGCGTTCTGGTCGGCATTGCACCACCTGGTGCTTCCGGCCATCGTGCTCGGCACCGTGCCGCTGGCGGTCATTGCGCGCATGACGCGGTCGGCCATGCTCGAGGTGCTGGGCGAGGACTACATCCGCACTGCGCGCGCCAAGGGCCTGTCTCGCCTTCGCGTGGTGGGGCTGCATGCGCTGCGCAATGCGTTGATCCCGGTCGTCACGGTGATCGGCCTGCAGGTGGGCGTGCTCTTCACGGGCGCGATCCTCACCGAAACCATCTTCTCGTGGCCCGGCGTGGGCAAGTGGCTCATCGAGGCGATCGGCCGGCGCGACTACCCGGTGCTGCAGGGCGGCATGCTGCTGCTGGGCGGCATCGTGATGCTGGTCAACCTGCTGGTCGACGTGACCTACGGCATCATCAATCCGCGGATCAGGCGCTGA
- a CDS encoding dipeptide ABC transporter ATP-binding protein: MSEMPGDAVVDARNLQRTYAVRRGMFRAATQLRAVGDISFRIDRGRTLAVVGESGCGKSTLARMVALIEKPTAGQLTLVGHDAVSTPPEHRRELRQAVQLVFQNPYGSLNPRKKISTVLEDPLAINTTLGKTQRADKAREMLARVGLRPEHANRYPHMFSGGQRQRIAIARALMLEPRLLVADEPVSALDVSIQAQVLNLLADLQAELGLAYLFISHDLGVVRHIAHDVLVMYLGHAVEQGPKSRIFARPLHPYTQALLASTPGLSSQRIVLKGELPSPLDPPSGCVFSTRCSHVTARCREERPLLRALDERLVACHYAEKFLDGAAPVGADMPLSPPFVAPLATSP; the protein is encoded by the coding sequence ATGAGCGAAATGCCCGGGGATGCTGTCGTCGATGCGCGCAACCTGCAGCGCACCTATGCCGTGCGGCGCGGCATGTTCCGCGCGGCTACGCAGCTGCGTGCGGTCGGCGACATCTCTTTTCGCATCGATCGTGGGCGCACGCTTGCAGTGGTCGGTGAATCGGGCTGCGGCAAGTCCACGCTCGCGCGCATGGTCGCGCTGATCGAGAAGCCGACGGCCGGACAGCTCACGCTGGTGGGCCACGATGCGGTGAGCACGCCGCCCGAGCACCGGCGCGAACTGCGCCAGGCGGTGCAGCTGGTGTTCCAGAACCCCTATGGCTCGCTCAATCCGCGCAAGAAGATCTCCACCGTGCTCGAGGATCCGCTGGCCATCAACACCACGCTGGGCAAAACGCAGCGGGCCGACAAGGCGCGCGAGATGCTCGCGCGCGTGGGCCTGCGGCCCGAGCACGCGAACCGCTATCCGCACATGTTCTCGGGCGGGCAGCGACAGCGCATCGCCATTGCGCGCGCGCTCATGCTGGAGCCGCGCCTCCTGGTGGCCGACGAGCCGGTGTCGGCGCTCGACGTGTCGATCCAGGCGCAGGTGCTGAACCTGCTGGCCGACCTGCAGGCCGAGCTGGGCCTGGCCTATCTCTTCATTTCGCACGACCTTGGCGTCGTGCGGCACATCGCGCACGACGTGCTCGTGATGTACCTCGGCCATGCGGTGGAGCAGGGCCCCAAGTCGCGCATCTTCGCGCGGCCGCTGCATCCCTACACGCAGGCGCTGCTGGCGTCCACGCCCGGTCTCAGCAGCCAGCGCATCGTGCTCAAGGGCGAGCTGCCGTCGCCGCTCGATCCGCCCTCGGGCTGCGTCTTCAGCACGCGCTGCTCGCACGTGACAGCGCGCTGCCGCGAGGAGCGGCCGCTGCTGCGCGCGCTCGACGAACGGCTGGTGGCCTGCCACTACGCCGAGAAGTTTCTCGATGGCGCGGCGCCGGTGGGCGCCGACATGCCGTTGTCTCCGCCGTTCGTCGCGCCTTTGGCGACGAGCCCCTAG
- a CDS encoding ABC transporter ATP-binding protein — MSMLLDIKNLHVEFPTQGGVLHAVDGVSLTLEEGEVLGIVGESGSGKSVTMMALMGLIGYPGRVRADHMRFAGKELLGISDKARRTLVGKEVAMIFQEPTTSLNPCFTIGFQLMETLRLHLQMDRRTAKRRATELLEQVGIPAPSTRLGSYPHQLSGGMNQRVMIAMAIACNPRLLIADEPTTALDVTIQAQILDLLRQLQKERGMALVLITHNMGVVSEMAQRIAVMYAGQVMEQQRVDRLFANPQHPYTEALLAALPERAAPEGRLATIAGVVPGVHDRPAGCLFAPRCGYVTNRACNVRPALRAVASQPGAEVRCHFPLGEPGRLAAIEADRPRVAEMHR; from the coding sequence ATGAGCATGCTGCTGGACATCAAAAACCTGCACGTGGAGTTCCCCACGCAAGGCGGCGTGCTGCATGCCGTCGATGGCGTGAGCCTCACGCTCGAGGAGGGCGAGGTGCTCGGCATCGTCGGAGAATCGGGCTCGGGCAAGAGCGTGACCATGATGGCGCTGATGGGGCTCATCGGCTATCCGGGCCGCGTGCGCGCGGACCACATGCGCTTTGCCGGCAAGGAGCTGCTCGGCATTTCCGACAAGGCCCGCCGTACGCTGGTCGGCAAGGAGGTCGCGATGATCTTCCAGGAGCCGACCACCAGCCTCAACCCCTGCTTCACCATCGGCTTCCAGCTGATGGAGACGCTGCGGCTGCATCTGCAGATGGACCGGCGCACGGCCAAAAGGCGCGCGACCGAATTGCTGGAGCAGGTCGGCATACCTGCCCCGTCGACTCGCCTCGGCAGCTATCCGCACCAGCTTTCGGGCGGCATGAACCAGCGCGTGATGATCGCGATGGCCATTGCCTGCAACCCGCGCCTCCTGATCGCCGACGAGCCGACCACCGCGCTCGACGTCACGATCCAGGCGCAGATCCTCGACCTGCTGCGCCAGCTGCAGAAGGAGCGCGGCATGGCGCTGGTGCTCATCACGCACAACATGGGCGTGGTGAGCGAGATGGCGCAGCGCATTGCCGTCATGTATGCGGGCCAGGTGATGGAGCAGCAGCGCGTCGACCGGCTCTTTGCGAATCCGCAGCATCCCTACACCGAGGCGCTGCTGGCGGCATTGCCCGAGCGCGCGGCGCCCGAGGGGCGGCTGGCCACCATCGCGGGCGTGGTGCCCGGCGTGCACGACCGGCCCGCGGGCTGCCTCTTTGCGCCGCGCTGCGGCTACGTGACGAACAGGGCCTGCAACGTGCGGCCGGCACTGCGTGCGGTCGCGTCGCAGCCGGGCGCCGAAGTGCGCTGCCATTTTCCGCTCGGCGAGCCGGGGCGGCTTGCGGCCATCGAGGCGGACCGGCCGCGAGTTGCGGAGATGCACCGATGA
- a CDS encoding 5'-methylthioadenosine/adenosylhomocysteine nucleosidase produces the protein MSAPVAIVAAMHEELGALLARMPDEQRVRAAGRDFWLGHLHGQPVVAVLSRIGKVAAAVTATVLLERFGVRAIVFTGVAGGLAPGVNVGDVVVASELLQHDLDASPIFPKYEVPLVGIARFAADGAIADALSGVAEDVLRDPVALIGQPAMDAFGIRAPKLHRGLLVSGDRFVSTSAESAALRRNLPDALAVEMEGAAMAQVCHDYGVPFAAMRTISDRADDAAHGDFARFVAEVASRYSLALVDAWLATLPSLPESPAAT, from the coding sequence ATGAGTGCGCCCGTTGCCATCGTGGCCGCCATGCACGAGGAGCTCGGCGCGCTCCTCGCCCGGATGCCCGACGAGCAACGCGTGCGTGCCGCGGGGCGCGACTTCTGGCTCGGCCACCTGCACGGCCAGCCGGTGGTCGCGGTGCTCTCGCGCATCGGCAAGGTCGCAGCCGCGGTCACGGCCACGGTGCTGCTCGAGCGCTTCGGCGTGCGGGCCATCGTGTTCACGGGGGTGGCGGGCGGGCTCGCGCCGGGCGTGAACGTGGGCGACGTGGTGGTGGCATCGGAGCTCCTGCAGCACGATCTCGATGCCTCGCCGATCTTTCCGAAGTACGAGGTGCCGCTCGTGGGCATCGCGCGCTTCGCGGCCGATGGTGCGATCGCCGACGCGCTCTCCGGCGTGGCGGAAGATGTGCTGCGCGATCCGGTCGCACTGATCGGCCAGCCGGCCATGGACGCGTTCGGCATCCGCGCGCCGAAGTTGCACCGCGGCCTGCTGGTGAGCGGCGACCGCTTCGTGTCGACCAGCGCCGAGAGCGCGGCACTCCGGCGCAACCTGCCCGATGCGCTCGCGGTCGAAATGGAAGGCGCCGCGATGGCGCAGGTGTGCCACGACTACGGGGTGCCGTTCGCGGCGATGCGGACGATTTCGGATCGCGCCGACGATGCCGCGCACGGCGACTTCGCGCGCTTCGTCGCCGAAGTGGCGAGCCGCTACAGCCTGGCGCTGGTCGACGCGTGGCTGGCCACGCTGCCTTCCTTGCCTGAATCGCCCGCGGCTACTTGA
- a CDS encoding ABC transporter permease subunit encodes MASTDIIAPPVATQAPPGPWREFWTAFSANRGAVIGLATIAALLLVALFAPWIAPHAPNETNSAVFLLPPAWQQGGSASYLLGTDAIGRDILSRLMFGARLSLSIGVAVVALSVVAGIVLGLVAGFFRGVLEIAIMRLMDIVLTLPSLLLAIVIVAILGPGLVNAMLAVAIVVLPHYVRITRAAVIAEVSRDYVTAARVSGAGTLRLMFSEVLPNCAAPLIVQASLGISTAILDAAALGFLGLGAQPPSPEWGTMLADAREFVLRAWWVVTFPGLAILAAVLAFNLLGDGLRDALDPKLKR; translated from the coding sequence ATGGCCTCGACCGACATCATCGCCCCGCCCGTCGCGACCCAGGCGCCGCCCGGCCCCTGGCGCGAATTCTGGACCGCGTTCTCCGCCAACCGCGGCGCGGTGATCGGGCTGGCCACCATCGCGGCGCTGCTGCTGGTGGCGCTGTTCGCGCCGTGGATCGCGCCGCATGCGCCCAACGAAACCAACAGCGCCGTGTTCCTGCTGCCACCCGCGTGGCAGCAGGGCGGGTCGGCCAGCTACCTGCTGGGCACCGACGCCATCGGGCGCGACATTCTTTCGCGCCTCATGTTCGGCGCGCGGCTTTCGCTGTCGATCGGCGTGGCGGTGGTGGCGTTGTCGGTGGTTGCGGGCATCGTGCTCGGCCTGGTGGCGGGCTTCTTTCGCGGCGTGCTCGAGATTGCGATCATGCGGCTCATGGACATCGTGCTCACGCTGCCGAGCCTGCTGCTCGCCATCGTGATCGTCGCCATCCTCGGGCCCGGGCTGGTCAACGCGATGCTCGCGGTGGCCATCGTGGTGCTGCCGCACTATGTGCGCATCACGCGCGCGGCGGTCATCGCCGAAGTCTCGCGCGACTACGTCACGGCCGCGCGCGTGAGCGGCGCCGGCACCTTGCGCCTGATGTTCAGCGAGGTGCTGCCCAACTGCGCCGCGCCGCTCATCGTGCAGGCGTCTCTCGGCATCTCCACGGCCATTCTCGATGCGGCCGCGCTCGGCTTCCTCGGACTCGGCGCGCAGCCGCCGTCGCCCGAATGGGGAACGATGCTGGCCGACGCGCGCGAGTTCGTGCTGCGCGCCTGGTGGGTCGTCACATTCCCCGGCCTCGCCATTCTTGCGGCCGTGCTGGCCTTCAACCTGCTCGGCGACGGCCTGCGCGATGCGCTCGATCCGAAGCTCAAGAGATGA
- a CDS encoding ABC transporter substrate-binding protein translates to MKTQPSVSRPSRKLVALLAPTALAVLALASGAAAAKTLVYCSEGSPENFYPGVNTTGTSFDVTTQVYNTIVEFERGGTKVVPGLAEKWDISADGTQYTFHLRKGVKWHSTSKTFKPTRDFNADDFIFMLERQWKESDPFFKVTSQNHSYFNDMGMPKLLKSVDRVDEFTVRIVLNQAEAPFLANLAMQYAGIQSKEYAIAMLKAGTPEKVDQDPIGTGPFYLVQYQKDAVIRFKAFPQYWGGKAKIDDLVFAITPDASVRWAKLQKGECHVMPYPNPADLDAIRKDPNVQVLEQPGLNVGYLSYNTTKKPFDDVRVRKAINMAINKKAIIDGVYLSTGVAAKNPIPPTMWSYNDAVKDDAYDPEAAKKLLAQAGFPDGFSTDLWAMPVQRPYNPNAKRIAELMQADLAKINVKAEIKSFEWGEYRKRLQAGEHQMGMLGWTGDNGDPDNFLYTLLGCASAKSASGSNISKFCYQPYEDLVLKAKSTTKQADRDALYKKAQVIFKEQAPWFTIAHAVQLKPVRKEVVDFKLSPFGRHTFYGVDIK, encoded by the coding sequence ATGAAGACCCAGCCATCCGTTTCGCGACCCTCGCGAAAGCTCGTTGCATTGCTCGCGCCGACCGCACTCGCCGTGCTCGCGCTGGCTTCCGGCGCCGCGGCCGCCAAGACGCTGGTCTACTGCTCGGAGGGGAGTCCCGAGAACTTCTATCCTGGCGTGAACACCACCGGCACTTCGTTCGACGTGACCACGCAGGTCTACAACACCATCGTCGAGTTCGAGCGGGGCGGCACCAAGGTCGTGCCCGGCCTGGCGGAAAAGTGGGACATCTCGGCCGACGGCACGCAGTACACCTTCCACCTGCGCAAGGGCGTGAAGTGGCACAGCACCAGCAAGACCTTCAAGCCGACGCGCGACTTCAACGCCGACGACTTCATCTTCATGCTCGAGCGGCAGTGGAAGGAAAGCGACCCGTTCTTCAAGGTCACGAGCCAGAACCATTCGTACTTCAACGACATGGGCATGCCCAAGCTCCTGAAGTCGGTCGACCGCGTCGACGAGTTCACGGTCAGGATCGTGCTCAACCAGGCCGAGGCGCCGTTCCTCGCCAACCTTGCGATGCAGTACGCGGGCATCCAGTCGAAGGAATACGCCATCGCCATGCTCAAGGCCGGCACGCCCGAGAAAGTCGACCAGGACCCGATCGGCACGGGCCCGTTCTATCTTGTGCAATACCAGAAGGACGCGGTCATCCGCTTCAAGGCCTTTCCGCAATACTGGGGCGGCAAGGCGAAGATCGACGACCTCGTGTTCGCGATCACGCCCGATGCCTCGGTGCGCTGGGCCAAGCTGCAGAAGGGCGAGTGCCACGTGATGCCGTATCCGAACCCGGCCGACCTCGACGCGATCCGCAAGGACCCGAACGTGCAGGTGCTCGAGCAGCCCGGCCTCAACGTGGGCTATCTCTCGTACAACACCACCAAGAAGCCCTTCGACGACGTGCGCGTGCGCAAGGCCATCAACATGGCGATCAACAAGAAGGCGATCATCGACGGCGTGTACCTGTCGACCGGCGTGGCCGCGAAGAACCCGATCCCGCCGACCATGTGGTCCTACAACGATGCGGTCAAGGACGATGCCTACGATCCCGAAGCCGCCAAGAAGCTGCTGGCGCAGGCTGGCTTTCCCGATGGCTTCTCGACCGACCTGTGGGCCATGCCGGTGCAGCGGCCCTACAACCCGAACGCCAAGCGCATTGCCGAGCTGATGCAGGCCGACCTCGCCAAGATCAACGTCAAGGCCGAGATCAAGAGCTTCGAGTGGGGCGAGTACCGCAAGCGCCTGCAGGCCGGCGAGCACCAGATGGGCATGCTGGGCTGGACCGGCGACAACGGCGACCCGGACAACTTCCTCTACACATTGCTGGGCTGCGCCTCGGCCAAGTCGGCGAGCGGCAGCAACATCTCGAAGTTCTGCTACCAGCCGTACGAAGACCTCGTGCTGAAGGCCAAGAGCACCACCAAGCAGGCCGACCGCGATGCGCTCTACAAGAAGGCGCAGGTGATCTTCAAGGAACAGGCGCCGTGGTTCACCATCGCGCATGCGGTGCAGCTCAAGCCGGTGCGCAAGGAAGTGGTCGATTTCAAGCTCAGCCCCTTCGGTCGCCACACCTTCTATGGCGTGGACATCAAGTAG
- the corA gene encoding magnesium/cobalt transporter CorA: MLNIFTLANGRLVQEEIEALEELSKFQPIWVDLESPTLEEKRWIKQYYGLSIPEDAMDEDIEESARFYEEDNGELHIRSDFLIDDDEDPRSVRVAFILNQHNAELRSRGVLFSIHDEDVPVFRLLRMRARRAPGLIEDAKEVLLKLFDADAEYSADTLENIYDELEVAGKKVLEGNVSDELAGEVLAAIARQEDLNGRIRRNVMDTRRAVSFMMRSRMLNAEQFEEARQILRDIESLDNHTAFLFDKINFLMDATVGFININQNKTIKIFSVASVALLPPTLIASIYGMNFKLMPELDWAMGYPYALALMAASALVPMWYFRRRGWLK; the protein is encoded by the coding sequence ATGCTCAACATCTTTACGCTCGCCAACGGCCGCCTCGTCCAGGAAGAGATCGAAGCCCTCGAGGAGCTTTCCAAGTTCCAGCCGATCTGGGTCGACCTCGAATCGCCCACGCTGGAGGAAAAGCGCTGGATCAAGCAGTACTACGGCCTGTCGATTCCCGAGGACGCGATGGACGAGGACATCGAGGAGTCGGCGCGCTTCTATGAAGAAGACAACGGCGAGCTGCACATCCGCTCCGACTTCCTGATCGACGACGACGAGGACCCGCGTTCGGTGCGCGTGGCCTTCATCCTGAATCAGCACAACGCCGAACTGCGCAGCCGCGGCGTGCTGTTCTCGATCCACGACGAGGACGTGCCGGTGTTCCGCCTGCTGCGCATGCGCGCGCGCCGCGCACCGGGGCTCATCGAAGACGCGAAGGAAGTGCTGCTCAAGCTGTTCGACGCGGACGCCGAATACTCGGCCGACACGCTGGAGAACATCTACGACGAACTCGAGGTGGCCGGCAAGAAGGTGCTCGAAGGCAACGTCAGCGACGAGTTGGCCGGCGAAGTGCTGGCCGCCATCGCGCGCCAGGAAGACTTGAACGGCCGCATCCGGCGCAACGTGATGGACACGCGCCGCGCGGTGAGCTTCATGATGCGAAGCCGCATGCTCAACGCCGAGCAGTTCGAGGAAGCGCGGCAGATCCTGCGCGACATCGAATCGCTGGACAACCACACGGCCTTTCTGTTCGACAAGATCAACTTCCTGATGGATGCGACCGTCGGTTTCATCAACATCAACCAGAACAAGACCATCAAGATCTTCTCGGTGGCCAGCGTGGCGCTGCTGCCGCCCACGCTGATCGCGAGCATCTACGGCATGAACTTCAAGCTCATGCCCGAGCTCGACTGGGCGATGGGCTATCCGTACGCGCTGGCGCTGATGGCGGCCAGCGCGCTGGTGCCGATGTGGTACTTCCGCCGGCGCGGCTGGCTCAAGTAG
- a CDS encoding ATP-dependent helicase, whose protein sequence is MQTAALPVFSAAAATQAERLAAALSGLNDAQRAAVEHGIGTLVGRDERPLLVIAGAGSGKTSTLAHRVAHLIAGGVDPQRLLLLTFSRRAAIEMERRAGQVLARVLGFKSEKPPALPWAGTFHGIGARLLREYAAHIGLKDNFTIHDRGDAEDLMGLVRHEIGLSSSVNRFPRKGTCLAIYSRCVNTRAPLADVLAQAFPWCAEWEAELKRLFGAYVEAKQQQNVLDYDDLLLYWAGMVAEPALAELVGARFDHVLVDEYQDTNLLQASILLALKPDGRGVTVVGDDAQSIYSFRGATVRNILDFPSQFSQAARVVTLERNYRSTQPILDVSNRVIAHAAERHAKTLWTDKPSAGRPQLVLVPDEAQQAVWVADKVLAHREGGLALKSQAVLFRASTHSAPLELELARRNIPFVKYGGLKFLEASHVKDLLAVLRFAENPRGRMAGFRVTQLIPGIGPATGTRLLDAMDQAADPVSAVRGFVPPSAARAEWAVFAEAYAALCAPGLAWPADVELAVRWYLPHLDRLYDDPSGVRRGDVEQLARLASAHASRERFLTELTLDPPEATSDRPGPPLLDEDYLILSTIHSAKGQEWNSVHVLNVVDGCLPADVAQGAQELEEERRLLYVAMTRARDHLHLLVPQRFYVTQQAVRGDRHLYANRTRFITEADLAGFEQQTWPAPPARPPAVPPPAAVIDLRNRMRAAWG, encoded by the coding sequence ATGCAGACCGCTGCGCTCCCCGTCTTTTCCGCCGCCGCCGCCACCCAGGCCGAGCGCCTGGCCGCCGCGCTCTCCGGGCTCAACGATGCGCAGCGCGCCGCGGTCGAACATGGCATCGGCACGCTGGTCGGCCGCGACGAGCGGCCGCTGCTGGTGATTGCCGGCGCGGGCTCCGGCAAGACCAGCACGCTGGCGCACCGCGTCGCGCACCTGATTGCCGGCGGTGTCGATCCGCAGCGCCTGCTGCTCCTGACCTTTTCCCGCCGCGCGGCCATCGAGATGGAGCGCCGCGCAGGGCAGGTGCTGGCACGCGTGCTCGGGTTCAAGTCGGAAAAGCCGCCTGCGCTGCCGTGGGCCGGCACCTTCCACGGCATCGGAGCGCGCCTGCTGCGCGAGTACGCCGCGCACATCGGCCTGAAGGACAACTTCACCATCCACGACCGCGGCGACGCCGAGGACCTGATGGGGCTGGTGCGGCACGAGATCGGCCTGTCGTCCAGCGTGAACCGCTTTCCGCGCAAGGGCACCTGCCTCGCGATCTACTCGCGCTGCGTGAATACGCGCGCGCCGCTGGCGGACGTGCTCGCGCAGGCATTTCCGTGGTGCGCCGAGTGGGAGGCCGAGCTCAAGCGCCTCTTCGGCGCCTATGTGGAAGCCAAGCAGCAGCAGAACGTGCTCGACTACGACGACCTGCTGCTCTATTGGGCCGGCATGGTGGCCGAGCCAGCCTTGGCCGAACTGGTCGGTGCCCGCTTCGACCATGTGCTGGTCGACGAGTACCAGGACACCAACCTGCTGCAGGCCTCCATTCTTCTTGCGCTCAAGCCCGATGGCCGCGGCGTGACCGTGGTGGGCGACGACGCGCAGTCGATTTACTCGTTCCGCGGCGCAACCGTACGTAACATCCTCGACTTTCCGTCGCAGTTTTCGCAGGCTGCCCGGGTCGTCACGCTGGAGCGCAACTACCGCTCCACGCAGCCGATCCTCGACGTTTCCAACCGGGTCATCGCGCACGCGGCCGAGCGGCATGCCAAGACCCTCTGGACCGACAAGCCATCGGCCGGCCGGCCGCAGCTGGTGCTGGTGCCCGACGAGGCGCAACAGGCGGTCTGGGTGGCCGACAAGGTGCTGGCGCACCGCGAAGGCGGCCTCGCGCTCAAGTCGCAGGCGGTGCTGTTCCGCGCTTCCACGCACAGCGCGCCGCTCGAGCTCGAACTGGCCCGCCGCAACATCCCGTTCGTGAAATATGGCGGCCTCAAGTTTCTCGAGGCCTCGCACGTGAAGGATCTGCTCGCGGTGCTGCGCTTTGCCGAGAACCCGCGCGGGCGCATGGCGGGTTTTCGCGTCACGCAGCTGATTCCGGGCATCGGGCCCGCCACCGGCACGCGGCTGCTGGACGCCATGGACCAGGCGGCCGACCCCGTGTCGGCGGTGCGTGGCTTCGTGCCGCCCTCGGCCGCGCGCGCCGAATGGGCGGTGTTCGCCGAAGCCTACGCGGCGCTGTGCGCGCCGGGGCTCGCATGGCCGGCCGACGTGGAACTGGCCGTGCGCTGGTACCTGCCGCACCTCGACCGGCTCTACGACGACCCCTCGGGCGTGCGGCGCGGCGACGTCGAGCAGCTGGCGCGCCTGGCATCGGCCCATGCCTCGCGGGAGCGCTTCCTGACCGAGCTCACGCTCGATCCGCCCGAAGCCACCAGCGACCGGCCGGGGCCGCCTTTGCTCGACGAGGACTACCTCATCCTTTCCACCATCCACTCGGCCAAGGGGCAGGAATGGAACTCGGTGCATGTGCTCAACGTGGTCGACGGCTGCCTGCCGGCCGACGTGGCGCAGGGCGCGCAAGAGCTCGAAGAGGAAAGGCGCCTGCTCTACGTGGCGATGACCCGGGCGCGCGACCACCTGCACCTGCTGGTGCCGCAGCGCTTCTACGTCACCCAGCAGGCGGTGCGCGGCGACCGGCACCTGTACGCCAACCGCACCCGCTTCATCACCGAGGCGGATCTCGCGGGTTTCGAGCAGCAGACCTGGCCCGCGCCGCCGGCGCGTCCACCGGCCGTTCCGCCGCCGGCCGCGGTGATCGACCTGCGCAACCGGATGCGCGCCGCCTGGGGTTGA
- a CDS encoding PTS sugar transporter subunit IIA, translating to MNRLASILPPAQVLVSVDATSKKRAFEEAGLLFESLHGLGRALITDSLFARERLGSTGLGHGVAIPHGRIKGLKAPMAAVFQLANPIGFDAPDEQPVGLLIFLLVPEAATQKHLEILSEIAELLSDAGLREQIKSSNDAAALHGLIANWQSTQVA from the coding sequence ATGAATCGCCTCGCGTCCATCCTGCCGCCCGCTCAAGTGCTCGTGAGCGTTGACGCTACGAGCAAGAAGCGTGCTTTCGAAGAAGCAGGCCTGCTGTTCGAAAGCCTTCATGGCCTCGGCCGCGCCCTGATCACCGACAGCCTGTTTGCGCGCGAGCGACTCGGCTCCACCGGCCTCGGCCATGGGGTCGCCATTCCGCATGGCCGCATCAAGGGCCTCAAGGCCCCCATGGCCGCGGTGTTCCAGCTGGCCAACCCCATCGGGTTCGACGCACCGGACGAACAACCCGTCGGACTGCTGATCTTCCTGCTGGTGCCCGAAGCGGCCACGCAGAAGCACCTCGAAATCCTCTCTGAAATCGCCGAACTGCTCAGCGACGCCGGCCTGCGCGAGCAGATCAAGTCGAGCAACGACGCGGCCGCGCTGCACGGACTCATTGCCAACTGGCAATCGACGCAGGTCGCGTAG